From the genome of Pelobacter propionicus DSM 2379, one region includes:
- a CDS encoding molybdopterin-binding protein: MREIPVQEAVGSVLFHDITRIVPGEFAGRAFKKGHIIREDDVAALLKLGKDNIYVLDLEEGYIHENEAAQRIARAVCGNGIRITEPSEGKVTMEAVEQGLLKVKVDALNRINDIEEMVLATLHTNRLVDTDTRVGGTRIIPLFTDEERIRRVEAIAQAAFPLIEVKPFRSLRVGLVTTGNEVFHGRIEDKFGPIIREKFDRLGSSVMRQILVSDNTPMTVKAIHDLIDGGAEMIVATGGMSVDPDDRTPSSIRAAGGQVVTYGSPTFPGAMFMLAYIGQVPVIGIPGCAMYHKATIFDLVVPRILAGETLTRSDITRLGHGGLCSSCPECHYPICGFGA, from the coding sequence ATGAGAGAAATCCCGGTCCAGGAAGCGGTCGGCTCAGTTCTTTTCCACGACATCACCCGCATCGTGCCGGGCGAGTTCGCCGGTCGGGCCTTCAAGAAGGGGCACATCATCCGGGAGGATGACGTAGCCGCGCTGCTCAAGCTCGGCAAGGACAACATCTACGTGCTCGACCTGGAGGAGGGGTACATCCACGAGAACGAGGCGGCCCAGCGCATAGCCCGGGCGGTGTGCGGCAACGGCATCCGCATCACCGAGCCTTCCGAGGGGAAGGTGACCATGGAGGCGGTGGAGCAGGGGCTGCTCAAGGTGAAGGTGGACGCGCTCAACCGGATCAACGACATCGAGGAGATGGTGCTGGCCACGCTGCACACCAATCGCCTGGTTGACACGGACACCAGGGTCGGCGGCACCAGGATCATTCCGCTGTTCACCGACGAGGAGCGCATCCGGCGGGTGGAGGCCATCGCCCAGGCAGCATTCCCGCTGATCGAGGTCAAGCCCTTCAGGTCGCTCAGGGTCGGCCTGGTGACCACCGGCAACGAGGTCTTCCACGGCCGCATCGAGGACAAGTTCGGCCCGATCATCAGGGAGAAGTTCGACAGGCTGGGGAGCAGCGTCATGCGCCAGATCCTGGTATCGGACAACACCCCCATGACCGTGAAAGCCATCCACGACCTGATCGACGGAGGGGCCGAGATGATCGTCGCCACCGGCGGCATGTCCGTGGACCCGGACGACCGCACGCCCAGCAGCATCCGCGCCGCCGGTGGCCAGGTGGTCACCTACGGCTCCCCCACCTTTCCGGGGGCCATGTTCATGCTGGCCTATATCGGCCAGGTTCCGGTGATCGGCATCCCGGGCTGCGCCATGTACCACAAGGCCACCATCTTCGACCTGGTGGTGCCGCGCATCCTGGCGGGGGAGACCCTGACCCGTTCGGACATTACCCGCCTGGGGCACGGCGGGCTCTGTTCCTCGTGCCCGGAGTGCCACTACCCCATCTGCGGATTCGGAGCGTGA
- a CDS encoding NifB/NifX family molybdenum-iron cluster-binding protein: protein MKLCFPVTSDQGINSTLYGHFASSPLFLIYDSVTRQTSAIANCDEKNPYAGCNPFLALRGRHLDGIIVSGIGDDALRAMNLCGYKVFEAGTELVSENIPLFEENQLCEAVVLNVRGEGKCSDEDGSSSGCDHDHDHDHDHSDECDNDCDSCTQDCVGAPPS, encoded by the coding sequence GTGAAATTGTGTTTCCCCGTCACCTCGGATCAGGGCATCAACAGCACGCTTTACGGACATTTTGCCTCTTCGCCGCTGTTTCTCATCTATGACAGTGTCACCAGACAGACCAGCGCCATCGCCAATTGCGACGAAAAGAATCCCTATGCCGGCTGCAATCCGTTCCTCGCCCTCAGGGGGCGTCATCTGGACGGCATCATCGTATCAGGCATCGGCGACGACGCCCTGAGAGCCATGAATCTGTGCGGCTACAAGGTCTTCGAGGCCGGCACGGAACTGGTATCCGAGAACATCCCTCTGTTCGAGGAAAACCAGCTTTGCGAGGCGGTCGTCCTGAACGTCCGAGGAGAGGGAAAGTGTAGCGACGAGGACGGAAGCTCCAGCGGTTGCGACCATGACCATGACCATGATCATGACCACAGCGATGAGTGCGACAACGACTGCGACTCCTGCACGCAGGATTGCGTAGGGGCGCCACCCAGTTGA
- a CDS encoding sigma-54-dependent Fis family transcriptional regulator, with protein MNKFPLVSLVKIKRARNFFFNQGAVPPGLVPEFIVRSWQRSLINGVPVDDESREIPLLTGRELTCAKEESRDLLNHSLPVMENLYEQIIHTSSKVLLADASGVVLHSYGDPDFLGRTRKVSLLPGGIWSEGIRGTNAIGTSLVEQEPVVVHSAEHFIASNHFLTCSASPIFDPFGRIMGVLDVSGDGRVHQPHTMALVRISVQQIENQMFSCGFEHDLVLHFHVRPEFVGTMYEGIAVFSQDGKFLAANRNALQHLEMDRYQAESHCFSSLFNSPLAAIFDQPGQFPRPVQQLRTCTGITIYCRGKTRLINTSKIPLVMGKPVSASPAPLGDAERKPLLEELELGDLGMQKLIARARKVLGHDIPVLLEGESGTGKELFARAMHYSSSRRGGPFVALNCAALPEGLIESELFGYQEGAFTGAKRKGYSGKIRQADGGTLFLDEIGDMPLLFQARLLRVLQERSVSPLGGAELYQVDFALICATNRRMRQEVEAGRFREDLYYRLNGLLITLPRLRQRMDRLELARTIIAGLVPFGRTVTMSKGVMTLFENHPWPGNIRQMHSVLRTAVALLGYDSEITVDHLPEDFMEQSSLQADASPLREPDAQRLLSPPQGTSLENMEKNAIRDAVRECRGNMAAAARRLGISRNTLYRKMQALS; from the coding sequence GTGAACAAGTTTCCCCTCGTCAGCCTGGTCAAGATCAAGCGGGCGCGAAATTTTTTCTTCAATCAGGGCGCGGTTCCTCCTGGTCTGGTGCCTGAGTTTATCGTCCGCTCCTGGCAGCGCTCGCTGATCAACGGTGTGCCCGTGGACGACGAGTCCCGTGAAATCCCCCTGCTCACCGGCAGGGAGCTGACCTGTGCCAAGGAGGAGAGTCGGGACCTGCTGAACCATTCCCTGCCGGTGATGGAGAATCTCTACGAGCAGATCATTCACACCTCCAGCAAGGTGCTCCTGGCCGATGCTTCGGGTGTGGTGCTGCACTCCTACGGCGATCCCGATTTCCTGGGGCGGACCCGCAAGGTGTCCCTGCTGCCCGGCGGCATCTGGTCGGAAGGGATCCGCGGCACCAACGCCATCGGCACCTCGCTGGTGGAGCAGGAACCGGTTGTGGTGCACAGCGCCGAGCACTTCATCGCCAGCAACCATTTTCTCACCTGTTCCGCCTCCCCCATCTTCGATCCCTTTGGCAGGATCATGGGGGTCCTGGATGTGTCCGGTGATGGCCGCGTGCATCAACCGCACACCATGGCGCTGGTGCGCATCTCGGTCCAGCAGATCGAGAACCAGATGTTTTCATGCGGATTCGAGCACGATCTGGTGCTGCACTTTCACGTTCGCCCCGAGTTCGTCGGCACCATGTACGAGGGGATCGCCGTGTTTTCCCAGGATGGAAAGTTTCTGGCAGCCAACCGCAACGCGTTGCAGCATCTGGAGATGGATCGCTACCAGGCCGAATCCCACTGCTTCTCTTCCCTGTTCAACTCACCCCTGGCGGCGATCTTCGACCAGCCGGGGCAGTTTCCGCGCCCGGTGCAGCAGCTGCGCACCTGCACCGGCATCACCATTTACTGCCGCGGCAAGACCAGGTTGATCAACACCTCCAAGATCCCGCTGGTCATGGGGAAACCGGTCAGCGCTTCCCCCGCGCCTCTGGGTGATGCCGAACGGAAGCCGCTCCTGGAGGAGTTGGAACTGGGCGATTTGGGGATGCAGAAGCTCATCGCCCGGGCGCGCAAGGTTTTGGGGCACGACATACCGGTCCTGCTGGAAGGGGAATCGGGCACCGGCAAGGAGCTGTTCGCCCGGGCCATGCACTACAGCAGTTCGCGCCGTGGCGGCCCGTTCGTGGCGCTCAACTGCGCGGCGCTGCCCGAGGGGCTGATCGAGTCGGAGCTGTTCGGATACCAGGAGGGGGCCTTCACCGGTGCGAAGCGCAAGGGGTACAGCGGGAAGATCAGGCAGGCTGACGGCGGCACCCTGTTCCTGGACGAAATCGGCGACATGCCGCTCCTGTTCCAGGCCAGGCTGCTCAGGGTGTTGCAGGAACGCAGCGTCTCGCCCCTTGGGGGGGCCGAATTGTACCAGGTGGACTTTGCCCTGATCTGCGCCACCAACCGCAGGATGCGCCAGGAGGTGGAGGCCGGCAGGTTCCGCGAGGATCTCTACTATCGTCTCAACGGCCTTTTGATAACCCTGCCACGATTGAGGCAGAGGATGGACCGTCTGGAGTTGGCCCGAACCATCATCGCCGGCTTGGTGCCTTTCGGACGAACGGTCACCATGAGTAAGGGAGTCATGACGCTCTTCGAAAACCACCCCTGGCCGGGCAATATCCGTCAGATGCACAGCGTGCTGCGCACGGCGGTGGCGCTTCTGGGCTATGACAGCGAGATCACCGTGGATCACCTGCCCGAGGATTTCATGGAGCAGAGCTCTTTGCAAGCCGACGCTTCCCCCCTTCGTGAACCGGACGCCCAGCGGCTGCTCTCCCCGCCCCAGGGGACCAGCCTGGAAAACATGGAAAAGAATGCCATCCGCGATGCGGTGCGCGAGTGCCGCGGGAACATGGCGGCCGCGGCGCGCAGGCTGGGCATCAGCAGGAATACCCTCTACCGCAAGATGCAGGCGCTCTCCTGA
- a CDS encoding cupin domain-containing protein, translated as MSRHSMIDNIFSALPEALPEELVQTLAESETVRIERIVSHGHATPPGEWYDQERDEWVLLLSGGAGLLFEGEESPRGLEPGNCLLIPAHCRHRVAWTAQGVRSIWLAVHFQGGSAA; from the coding sequence ATGTCACGACATAGCATGATCGACAATATCTTCTCGGCTCTTCCCGAGGCTCTTCCCGAAGAGCTGGTTCAGACCCTGGCGGAGTCGGAGACGGTCCGCATCGAGCGCATCGTCTCCCATGGCCATGCAACTCCCCCCGGGGAGTGGTACGACCAGGAGCGGGACGAGTGGGTACTGCTTCTGTCCGGCGGCGCGGGGCTGCTCTTCGAGGGTGAGGAATCCCCCCGCGGGCTTGAACCGGGCAACTGTCTGCTGATCCCGGCCCATTGCCGGCACCGGGTGGCCTGGACCGCTCAGGGGGTGCGCAGCATCTGGCTGGCGGTTCATTTCCAGGGGGGATCAGCGGCATGA
- a CDS encoding HAD family hydrolase — MRGRSALSLAERRHWVFDLDGTLTVAVHDFALIRAELGVPEGSDILGYLAAQPEQQAQLLHERLQRIELELAGVTVAARGAGELLQRLRDNGSRLGILTRNTRENALRTLDLIGLGGYFETAHILGREQALPKPDPDGILRLAECWGAPSVDAVMVGDYLYDLQAGRRAGALTVHVDAGRGFSWPEFTDLPVDSLEELVPWITG, encoded by the coding sequence ATGAGAGGACGTTCGGCACTCTCTCTGGCTGAGCGGCGTCACTGGGTCTTCGATCTGGACGGAACCCTGACCGTTGCGGTGCATGATTTTGCCCTGATCCGCGCTGAACTGGGAGTTCCCGAGGGCTCCGACATCCTGGGGTATCTGGCGGCACAGCCCGAACAGCAGGCGCAGCTGCTCCACGAACGCCTGCAGCGCATCGAGCTGGAACTGGCGGGAGTGACGGTGGCGGCCAGGGGGGCAGGCGAACTGTTGCAACGACTGCGGGATAACGGCTCGCGCCTGGGTATCCTGACCCGTAACACCCGGGAAAACGCCCTGCGCACCCTGGATCTGATCGGCCTGGGAGGATACTTCGAAACCGCCCATATCCTGGGGAGGGAACAGGCGCTGCCCAAGCCTGATCCGGACGGCATCCTACGCCTGGCGGAATGCTGGGGCGCTCCCAGCGTTGACGCGGTCATGGTGGGGGATTACCTGTACGACCTGCAGGCTGGTCGCCGTGCCGGTGCCCTGACGGTCCACGTGGATGCGGGCCGCGGTTTCAGTTGGCCCGAATTCACGGACCTGCCGGTGGACAGTCTGGAGGAACTGGTGCCATGGATTACGGGATGA
- a CDS encoding DMT family transporter: MALAERPVPGRVYFFLVLTTFLWGGSFLFSKIGLREIPPLLFVFSRFTLATMIMLVLFARRLPALDRTILRRGAIVGAALGLTNITFVFGVRGTSISRAGVLNNLFVLFIPLIGKLIWKERVGRINLAGLALAGAGIWLLATSGGAGFNRGDLISTLCALFIAVHIITVSRVLADDDVYLVSLVQFATVALMSGVALLSCPAVPAAVSGAALFSVVYCAIFPTVVCFTLQNSFQRYVTPTRAGLVYTLDPVWSLLAGFLVLGERLLALEWLGCAMIFLAVLIPLLARYLMETRLMRRYCPHRLP, from the coding sequence ATGGCGCTAGCGGAGCGCCCCGTGCCGGGGCGGGTCTACTTCTTCCTGGTGCTGACCACCTTCCTGTGGGGTGGCAGCTTCCTGTTCAGCAAGATCGGTCTGCGGGAAATCCCGCCGCTTCTGTTCGTGTTCAGCCGTTTTACCCTGGCGACGATGATCATGCTGGTGCTGTTCGCCCGGCGGCTGCCGGCCCTGGATCGCACGATCCTCAGGCGTGGCGCCATCGTGGGGGCTGCCTTGGGATTGACCAACATCACCTTTGTCTTCGGCGTCCGGGGTACCAGCATCTCCCGGGCCGGTGTGCTCAACAACCTGTTCGTGCTGTTCATCCCGCTGATCGGCAAACTGATCTGGAAGGAGCGCGTCGGGCGGATCAACCTGGCCGGTCTGGCGCTGGCCGGCGCCGGCATCTGGCTTCTGGCCACCAGCGGCGGAGCCGGGTTCAACCGGGGCGACCTGATCTCGACCCTCTGCGCCCTGTTCATCGCCGTCCACATCATCACCGTCTCCCGGGTCCTGGCCGACGATGATGTCTATCTGGTATCCCTGGTGCAGTTCGCCACGGTTGCGCTCATGTCGGGCGTTGCCCTGCTCTCCTGCCCGGCAGTGCCGGCAGCCGTCAGCGGCGCGGCCCTGTTCTCGGTGGTCTACTGCGCCATCTTCCCCACCGTGGTCTGCTTCACGCTGCAGAACAGCTTCCAGCGCTACGTCACCCCCACCAGGGCGGGGCTGGTCTACACCCTGGACCCGGTCTGGAGCCTCTTGGCCGGATTCCTCGTCCTGGGAGAGCGCCTGCTGGCGCTGGAATGGCTGGGGTGCGCCATGATTTTCCTGGCGGTGCTGATCCCCCTGTTGGCGCGCTATCTGATGGAAACCCGGCTCATGCGCCGCTACTGCCCGCACCGCCTCCCCTGA
- a CDS encoding PH domain-containing protein: MGLFTGTTKAGGSAEIKKYNTEYRQLLIDGEIIEAGFAVNRDTFLFTNRRLVMVNVQGLSGRKIEYLSIPYNRITKFSIETGASFDPDAELMLWIGGETIPMEKKFTKEVNVYELQKVLASHVLSAI; this comes from the coding sequence ATGGGGCTTTTTACCGGGACAACGAAGGCGGGCGGATCGGCCGAGATAAAGAAATACAACACGGAATACCGGCAGTTGCTGATCGACGGCGAGATCATCGAAGCCGGCTTCGCCGTCAACCGCGACACCTTCCTCTTCACCAACAGGAGGCTGGTCATGGTGAACGTGCAGGGGCTTTCCGGCAGGAAGATCGAGTACCTGTCCATCCCCTACAACAGGATCACCAAATTCTCCATCGAGACCGGGGCCAGCTTTGATCCCGATGCCGAGCTGATGCTCTGGATCGGCGGGGAAACCATCCCCATGGAGAAGAAGTTCACCAAAGAGGTGAATGTCTACGAACTGCAGAAGGTGCTGGCCAGCCATGTGCTGAGCGCAATCTAG
- a CDS encoding universal stress protein, which yields MGYQRILSVVNEQTGSTVAARYAIALAAAGGSELVLYAAHGEGTDGSTLLHTERHLDHLFRIAFERDIPVTRITESGMIARLLPRRVEEERVGLVFYPLIPPECYGAAFQQQAVHQLLRLVRADLAIMRIMHMGKLHPHHILVPLGGRTGSRERLADFISLLAKSFHSPVTLFHRPGGRGPSRLENLALLRDNLLRQQVQVLERSATGRIARAIVVEAVSHHHDLIVLGASERGTLRRLFFGNPAGDVMQHPPCNAILFRQAPDRP from the coding sequence ATGGGCTATCAGAGGATACTCTCCGTTGTCAACGAACAGACCGGCTCCACCGTGGCTGCCCGCTATGCCATTGCCCTGGCCGCGGCCGGCGGCTCCGAGTTGGTCCTCTACGCCGCCCATGGCGAGGGAACCGACGGAAGCACGCTGCTCCATACCGAACGACACCTGGACCACCTCTTCCGCATCGCTTTTGAACGGGACATCCCGGTTACGCGCATAACCGAGTCCGGTATGATCGCCCGGCTCCTGCCCCGGCGGGTGGAGGAGGAACGGGTCGGCCTGGTCTTCTACCCCCTGATCCCGCCCGAGTGCTACGGCGCCGCATTCCAACAGCAGGCTGTCCACCAGCTCCTGCGCCTGGTCAGGGCCGACCTGGCGATCATGCGCATCATGCACATGGGCAAGCTCCACCCCCACCACATCCTGGTGCCGCTGGGCGGCAGAACAGGCAGCCGGGAGCGGCTGGCCGACTTTATCTCCCTTCTGGCAAAGAGTTTCCATTCACCGGTCACCCTGTTCCACCGGCCGGGCGGCAGGGGGCCAAGCAGGCTCGAAAACCTCGCCCTGCTGCGCGACAACCTGCTGCGGCAGCAGGTGCAGGTCCTGGAGCGCAGCGCCACGGGCCGCATCGCCCGGGCGATCGTCGTGGAGGCGGTCAGTCACCATCACGACCTGATCGTGCTGGGAGCCAGTGAGCGCGGCACCCTGCGGCGCCTTTTTTTCGGCAATCCGGCCGGGGACGTGATGCAGCACCCCCCCTGTAACGCCATCCTGTTCCGGCAGGCCCCGGATCGGCCATGA
- a CDS encoding cation-translocating P-type ATPase, protein MKIQALAHDEVFSSLLSSPRGLDDGDVARRLAEYGPNEIRQLHVRSMLSRLTAHFTHFLALLLWFAAGLCFLSEYLHPGEGLLRLGVAILAIILINALFSFIQEYRTEKAIEELRKLLPFRIAVLRNGVETEVDAGEIVPGDLVLLREGDKVPADGRVVLSNRLTVNNAPLTGESDSRLLSDAPWEGDVAESHNLVFAGTLVVGGGGQVVVYATGMATEFGKIAHITGGVVQEVSPLQVEILRVTRIVAAIAVACGACFFVMGELFGRGFWNNFLFAIGIIIALVPEGLLPTVTLSLAMASRRMARRNALVKSLNAVEALGSVDMICTDKTGTLTQNLMTVKSLWSPDDGAMACTVALFCNNATPSSDGVRGDPTETALYRYAAERVRLDAERLDEAPFDADRKRMATVNRIDGRLLVLVKGAAETVLPLCGRIPREGGIVALDCALTTELEGRHRAMAGQGLRMMALAYRELDQLPSQEIPEQGLVFAGFMGLEDPPRPEVASALRQCRSAGIRVIMITGDAGPTAAAIAREIGLLEGEPVIIQGKECATMPDSQLRRELKQDNLIFARMSPQNKIHVVSLLMEEGHRVAVTGDGVNDASALKKAHVGVAMGLSGTSVAREAADIVLLDDNFASIVHAIEEGRTVFQNIRNFITYIFASNIPELIPYIAYILFGIPLPLTIMQILAVDLGTDMFPALALGSESPPPDIMRRPPRPKAERLLTGGVLTRAYLFLGLLEALACMGGYFYVMQGGGWEWPQTLAPSSTLYLRATTACLAGIIATQVANVFTCRSPHLSIVTLGFLSNRLLLVGIALELALALLIIYTPGGNAIFGCAPLGPDVWLLLLPFALLLLGADEVRKLVHKRLSGSASVGRDSAVG, encoded by the coding sequence ATGAAGATCCAGGCCCTCGCCCATGACGAGGTCTTCTCCTCCCTCCTCAGCAGCCCCCGGGGGCTCGACGATGGGGATGTGGCGCGGCGCCTCGCGGAGTACGGCCCCAACGAGATCCGCCAGCTGCACGTCCGCTCGATGCTGTCACGCCTGACAGCGCACTTCACCCACTTCCTGGCGCTGCTGCTCTGGTTCGCGGCCGGTCTCTGCTTCCTGTCCGAATACCTCCACCCGGGGGAAGGGTTGCTGCGGCTGGGGGTGGCCATCCTTGCCATAATCCTGATCAACGCCCTGTTCAGCTTTATCCAGGAATACCGTACCGAAAAGGCCATTGAAGAGCTGCGCAAGCTGCTCCCCTTCCGGATCGCGGTGCTCAGGAACGGGGTGGAAACGGAGGTGGACGCAGGGGAGATCGTGCCGGGGGATCTGGTGCTGCTGCGCGAGGGGGACAAGGTGCCGGCCGATGGCCGGGTCGTCCTTTCCAACCGCCTGACGGTCAACAATGCGCCGCTGACCGGGGAATCGGACTCCCGCCTGCTCAGCGACGCCCCCTGGGAGGGGGACGTGGCGGAGAGCCATAACCTGGTCTTTGCCGGGACCCTGGTGGTGGGCGGCGGCGGCCAGGTCGTGGTCTATGCCACCGGCATGGCAACGGAGTTCGGCAAGATCGCCCACATCACCGGCGGGGTGGTGCAGGAGGTGAGCCCGCTGCAGGTGGAGATCCTCCGGGTCACCCGCATCGTCGCCGCCATCGCCGTTGCCTGCGGGGCCTGTTTTTTCGTCATGGGGGAGCTGTTCGGGCGAGGGTTCTGGAACAACTTCCTGTTCGCCATCGGCATCATCATCGCACTGGTTCCCGAGGGGTTGCTCCCCACCGTCACCCTGTCGCTGGCCATGGCAAGCCGGCGCATGGCGCGCCGCAACGCCCTGGTAAAGAGCCTGAACGCCGTGGAGGCGCTCGGTTCGGTGGACATGATCTGCACCGACAAGACCGGCACCCTGACCCAGAATCTGATGACCGTGAAGAGCCTCTGGAGTCCGGACGATGGCGCCATGGCCTGCACCGTTGCCCTGTTCTGCAATAACGCCACGCCATCGTCTGACGGGGTCAGGGGCGATCCCACCGAGACGGCGCTTTACCGCTATGCCGCCGAGCGGGTCAGGCTGGACGCCGAGCGCCTTGACGAAGCCCCCTTCGACGCCGACCGCAAACGCATGGCCACAGTGAACCGCATTGACGGCAGGCTGCTCGTGCTGGTCAAGGGGGCCGCCGAAACGGTGCTGCCGCTGTGCGGCCGTATCCCCCGGGAGGGGGGCATCGTAGCGCTGGACTGCGCTCTGACAACGGAACTGGAGGGGCGTCACCGGGCCATGGCAGGCCAGGGGCTGCGCATGATGGCTCTGGCCTACCGGGAGCTGGATCAGCTGCCCAGTCAGGAAATCCCGGAGCAGGGGCTGGTCTTCGCCGGATTCATGGGGCTGGAGGACCCACCACGGCCGGAGGTGGCGTCGGCGCTCCGGCAGTGTCGCAGCGCCGGTATCCGGGTGATCATGATCACCGGCGATGCCGGGCCGACGGCGGCGGCCATCGCCCGGGAGATCGGACTGCTGGAGGGGGAACCGGTCATCATCCAGGGGAAAGAGTGCGCCACCATGCCGGACAGCCAGTTGCGCCGGGAGCTGAAGCAGGACAACCTGATCTTCGCCCGCATGTCGCCCCAGAACAAGATACACGTGGTCAGCCTGCTGATGGAAGAGGGTCACCGGGTGGCGGTCACCGGCGACGGGGTCAACGATGCGTCGGCGCTGAAGAAGGCCCATGTGGGCGTCGCCATGGGGCTCTCCGGGACCAGCGTTGCCCGCGAGGCGGCGGACATCGTGCTGTTGGATGACAACTTCGCCTCCATCGTCCATGCCATCGAGGAGGGGCGCACCGTTTTTCAGAACATCCGCAACTTCATCACCTATATCTTCGCCTCCAACATCCCGGAACTGATCCCCTACATCGCCTACATCCTGTTCGGCATCCCCCTGCCGCTGACCATCATGCAGATCCTGGCCGTGGACCTGGGCACCGACATGTTCCCGGCCCTGGCCCTCGGCTCGGAGAGCCCGCCGCCAGACATCATGCGGCGCCCTCCGCGGCCGAAGGCGGAGCGCCTGCTCACCGGCGGCGTGCTCACCAGGGCCTACCTCTTCCTGGGGCTCTTGGAGGCGCTGGCCTGCATGGGCGGCTACTTCTACGTCATGCAGGGGGGCGGGTGGGAGTGGCCGCAGACGCTGGCCCCCTCGTCGACGCTCTACCTGCGGGCCACCACGGCCTGCCTGGCCGGCATCATCGCCACCCAGGTCGCCAATGTGTTCACCTGCCGCTCGCCCCACCTCTCCATCGTCACCCTGGGGTTTCTCTCCAACCGCCTGCTGCTGGTGGGAATCGCGCTGGAGCTGGCATTGGCCCTGCTGATCATCTACACCCCCGGCGGCAACGCCATCTTCGGCTGCGCGCCCCTCGGGCCGGACGTCTGGCTGCTGCTTCTGCCCTTTGCCCTGCTGCTGCTGGGCGCTGACGAGGTCCGCAAGCTGGTCCACAAGCGGCTCTCCGGCTCCGCTTCAGTCGGCCGTGACTCTGCTGTGGGGTGA
- a CDS encoding DTW domain-containing protein: protein MNRWIAGVVVPFSTGSGEGGRGAGRPRARPSSALWMGGIPCYPAQMKFTLLTHFKEFDKRSNTGQLVLEILGEAAEQLQWDRLKPPPGLVEEIESGGVALVYPGPRDQEKDDADDLSGIKRFILIDGTWHQARKIHQRSPYLRKARRVSLTPAGESQYNLRKNQKESCLCTAECVIEILLGIGMTEHAEQLRQRFLAFIRPPGAMRGEAMGS, encoded by the coding sequence ATGAATCGCTGGATCGCGGGAGTAGTCGTCCCTTTCAGCACTGGCTCCGGGGAGGGAGGTAGGGGCGCTGGCAGGCCACGGGCGCGGCCGTCATCGGCGTTGTGGATGGGGGGCATCCCGTGCTACCCTGCGCAGATGAAATTTACCCTTCTGACCCACTTCAAGGAATTTGACAAGCGCTCCAACACCGGCCAGCTGGTGCTGGAGATTCTGGGAGAGGCGGCCGAGCAGTTGCAGTGGGACCGCCTCAAGCCGCCGCCAGGGCTGGTGGAGGAGATCGAGTCCGGCGGGGTGGCGCTGGTCTACCCCGGCCCGCGGGATCAGGAGAAGGATGATGCCGACGACCTGTCGGGCATCAAGCGCTTCATCCTGATCGACGGCACCTGGCACCAGGCCCGCAAGATCCACCAGCGCAGCCCCTACCTGCGCAAGGCCCGCCGGGTCAGCCTCACGCCGGCAGGGGAGTCGCAGTACAACCTGCGCAAGAACCAGAAGGAGTCCTGCCTCTGTACCGCGGAATGCGTGATCGAGATCCTGCTGGGCATCGGGATGACCGAACATGCCGAGCAGCTGCGGCAGCGCTTCCTGGCCTTTATCAGGCCGCCGGGCGCCATGCGCGGCGAGGCCATGGGCTCCTGA